Part of the Verrucomicrobiia bacterium genome is shown below.
CGAGCAGATTGCCCACCAGTTGCAGACCGCTGTTCAACGCCGCATCGTCCATCTCTGCGGCGCGCGCCGCGGGGACCATGACGAGACTGCCCAAGGTCAGAAACATCCACGCCCAGTTCCGGAGGGAACGGCGCGTTGTTAAAGCTGATGGATGTGTTTTGTAATGGTTCAATTTCGATTCCATGCCTGGCCTAGAGTTTCTCTCACGGGGGCGGCGGGCGTTGGAACCATTCCGGTTCGTGCCGGCGCGCCGGACTTTGTCCACCTCGAGCCTGGGTTGCCCGGCAGACCATTGACCTCGCTCGCAACCAGCCGTCGGATCATTCTCCCCAAATGAAGTCCAACTCCACCGAACAATCTCAAGGCCGGCCCGCAGCGACGCGCCCAGTCTAAATCGCGGACCACAGAAATGCAAAGCTCCGTTGCCATCGGCGGAATTTTTCGCGCCGCGATCCCGGCTGGAAACCGTGGCGCGCCCGGCGGAAAAATCCGCCCCGGAGCAAAAGTTCATCTCGCCCGGACTTGTTCCACGCCGGGCCCCGACCTATAAACGTATGGAAAGCACATGAAAGCCAAACCGCCCCGCCCCGCCGCCCCGTCCCGGAAACGGATCCTGCTCGTGGACGATCATCCGCTGATGCGCGAAGGCATCTCGCAATGGATCGCGCGCGCCGGCGATCTGGAAGTGTGCGGCGAGGCGGAGACGGCCGCCGAAGCCCTCCAGCTCACCGGCCGGCTCAAACCGGATTTGGTGCTGACGGACATTTCGCTGCCGGGCCGGAACGGCATCGAGTTTCTCAAGGACCTCCGCGCCCAGCATCCGCGCGTGCCGGCGCTGGTCCTCTCCATGCACGATGAAAACCTTTACGCCGGCCGGGCCCTGCGCGCCGGCGCGCGCGGCTACATCATGAAGCGCGCCGGCGGCGAACGCGTCTTGCAGGGAATTCGCGAGGTGCTCGCCGGCCGCATCGCGTTGAGCGCGGACATGGCCACGCAGCTCCTCGAGGAATACTCCGGCGTGTGGCGCCAGTCCTCCAAGCGGCCCCTGCCCCAGCTCACGGACCGCGAGTTTGAAGTCCTCTCCCTCATTGGCGAGGCCAGGAGCAACCGCGAAATCGCCGCGCAATTGCACCTGAGTCCCAAGACCGTCGAAACCCATCGCCTGAACCTGATGCGCAAGCTCAAGGTGACCAACGCCGCGCAGCTCATGCGTTTTGCGCTCCAATACGCGGAGGCCGCGGCCGCCGGCGACGCGCCAGCCGTATGAGCCGGCGTCCTCAACCCCGCCGGCGGCGCCGCGCAACCCGGAAGGACCGCTTTGAAACCGTGTTCGCCGCGAATCCGATGCCGATGTGGATTTGCGATGCTGAGTCGCTCCGCCTGCTGGCCGTGAACCGCGCGGCGCTGGCGCTCTACGGATTGACGCGCGCCCGCTTCCTGCGGCGCGCCGTGCAGGAAATCATGCCGCCGGCGGAAACGGCCCGCTGGCTGGACGCCTTGAAACGGCTTAAGCCCAACGGTGCACCCGGCCTCGCCCGCTGGCGCCTGCCCCGGCCGGATGGTTCCAGTTTCACCGCCGATGTTTCGCTTTCCCGTTTGCGTTTCCGCAACCGCCCGGCGTGCCTCGCGGTGATCACCGACCAGACGGCGCGCAACACCACCGAGGAGGAATTGCGTTCGGCAACCCGCACGCTGGAACAGCGCGCCATCGAACGCACGGCGGAACTCGAGGCGGTGAACAAGGCGTTGCGCGCGGAGATGACTAGGCGCAGCGAATTGGAAAACGAACTGCTCAACGTCAGCGAGCGCGAACAGCGCCGCATCGGGCGCGATTTGCACGACGGCCTGTGCCAGATCACCACCGCCACGGCGATGATGTGTGAAGCCCTGGAACGCGATCTGCGCGAAAGTTCGCTCCCGCACTTCAGCCGCACCGCCCGCCGCATCACCCGGCTGATCCAATCGGTCAGCGACGAGGCGCGGCGGCTCGCGCACGGTTTGAGCCCGGTGGGCATGGACGCCGAGGGGCTTATGGACGCGCTCGCCAACCTCGCACGCTCGACGAAGCGATTGTTTCACGTCGCCTGCCACTTCGAATGCGCGGAGCCCGTCTTGATCGCTGACCATGCCACGGCCATCCACCTGTTCCGCATCGCGCAGGAGGCCGTCAACAACGCCGTCCGCCACGCGAAACCCGGCCGCATCCGCCTCCGCCTGCAACGCAGCGTGGACGGGCTGCGGTTGACGGTCACCGACAACGGCCGCTGGCTGCCGCCCAAACCGCGGGCCGGACGCGGCATGGGCCTGCATGTCATGGGCTACCGCGCCCACAAAATCGGCGGCACCCTGCGCATCGAACCCCGGCAAAACCGCGGAACCACCGTCCTCTGCCACGTCCCCGCCGCGGCGGCCCAACCAGACGCCGCATAGCCCGCCATTGCCCGGCCGGCGCCAGCACCGGCAGCCTCGCGGCTCAGCAATTCTCCCGCACCGTTCAGCCTGCGGCTGACCGGCACTTCCGCACCGCATCCCATTGCGCCACGCGAAACGACGTCTCATCGTGGGTTGGTGCCACGGCCCGCCCGGCCGTGGTGGAGCGATGAAACGAAAAACCCCATCCGTTGCCTGCGCCGGCAGGCCCCGGGCGCGTTCGCGCCCCCGCTGCCGTCGCATTTTCGTGGTCGAGCGCAATCTCCTCATGCGCACGGCCATTGCCAGCTGGGTGAGCCGTTTTCCCGACCTGCGGATCTGCGGCCAGGCGGCCACCCGCCACGGCGCCGAAAAAGCAATCGGCCAACTGCATCCCGACCTGGTCGTCACGGAGATTCTCCGCAAACAGGACGTGGGCTTCATTCGCAGCCTGCACCGGCGGCATCCGCGGCTCCCGATTCTGGTTTTCTCCATTCAGGACGAAGCCCGCTACGCCACCCGCGCGCTGGCGGCCGGCGCGTGCGGCTACCTCGTCAAAGGAGTGGACGGTCCGGGGCTCGTGAACGGGATCCGCGCCGCACTGAAGCTGCGTCCCTGGCCGGTTGCCCCGCGCCAACCGGCGACCGCCAACGACGGCCTGGAATCCCTCCGCGAAGCGGAATAACCCTGAACCATGCGGCGACACTTGACCGCGCCGGGGACGCGGCGGAAGCTGTTGCGCTGCGAGAAAGGAAAACCTTATGGCCACCAAAAAACGAACCGTTCGTAAAAACACCAGTGGAACCGTCCAACAGCCGTTCACCATCAAAGCCCCGGCGGCGTTGCGGGTTTTGCTGGCAGGCGACTTCACCCTGTGGCAGGCCAACGCCATCCCGATGAAAAAGGGCGCGGACGGCCTGTGGCACACCGACGTGGAACTCGCGCCGGGCACCTATCATTACCGGTTCATCGTGGACGGCGAATGGCAGAACGATCCCGAATGCACGCTGCACGTGCCGAATGTTTACGGCACCACCAACAGCGTGCGCGAGGTCCGGTGAACGTTGGTCGGTGATGTGATCGTGATGCGCGGTCCGCGTGCGACCGCGACGTGGCGTTCAGAAAATCCAGGAGCGTTTCTTTGGTGTTTCTTGTCAACTGGGGCAGCCATTTGATGGTGCGCTTTCAGGAGCGTCCATGGGACGGCTAGAAGATTCGTATTTTTAATTGCAGAGACCGTTCTTCAGGCTATTCTCTAATCACAACAAGGGAAGAGTATGAAGACTCCGTCTGTGATTCTCCTCACGCTTCTTGCCTCCGGCTGGTTGTTCTTGGCGTTGGCTTCAGACCAAGTGGTGCTCCAATTCGAGCCCGGTGGTGACACGGGCCGGGTGCGGCTGCATTCCCAATTTGCGCTACCGGTAAGTTCAATGTATCCCGAATACATCGTCCAGCGCAGTTCCGACCTGCGCACTTGGACCAATGTGGCTGGGCCCGTAAGTGGCAGCGTCGGCGTGTCCGACGAAACCTTGCGCGTGCCGGTGCCCTCGCTGGGCGACCACGCCTTTTATCGGGTGGTTGCCACAACAAAGATCAAGCCCACTGCCAACGAGTTGGGCGAGGCGGTCTTCGGATATGCCACGGCTTTCAGTCAGCAACTTCAAAGCTTGGGCCAGTTGTCGGTTGCCGAGTTTGCGCAGCGCTACAGTCTGACCAACCAGTATTTGTCCCAGATCACCTTCGACCCGACCACAGCTGAGTTCTGGAGCGAATTCAACACTGACCCCGCGGTTTATAACGCCACCAATTCCCCGTATTATTGGCGTTACGTTGATTATCGGCTCAATCCGGCGGAGTTCGCCGTCCTTCAGACAAACGGCTTCGTGGTCAGCCAGCGGATGGAGCGGGAAAGTTTCGCGGATGTTTACTACGACATCTACACGGAGGACCTCCCGGTGTTCGTCTCCACGGACTCCATTCTCCATGCGTGGCATCGCTCATTTGACACCATGTTGGAGGAGATTGAGGAGACCCGGCTCAAGGACCAATTGTCCGACATCCTCGTTTCCATGGCCGCGCAGGTGCCCAGCCTTTGGTCGCAATCGGCGGGCACCGCCATGGGCAACGGCGTCCTCGATGCGGACTATTTCCTGGCCGTCGCCCGGTCGCTGGTCAGTGGCGCCAACAACTACGGGTCGCTGGGACAAAGCGCCCGGGTCAGCGCCACCCTGAACGCCATCAACAACCAGCAGCCGGCCACGATCAACCTTTACGGCGAATCTCGAGTGGTGGATTTCTCGCAGTTCACAGTCCGCGGCCATTACGTCAACTCGGTGACCCTCCAACGGTATTTCCGCACCATGATGTGGTGCGCGCTGGCTGACTTCCGTTATGCTGGATTCTCCACGGGCGTGCCCGCGCCCGGCCAGACCAACACGCTGCGCGAGTTGTCCGGATGCGTGGCCCTGAACTTTCTCGCTCAGGGTTCCGGCCAGTTCACCAACTGGCTCCAGTTAAATCGCACTTTGGAAATGTTCGTCGGCACCACGGACTCGCTGAATCTGGCGCAGTTGAATGACCTGCTGTTTGCCGCTGGAATTTCTTCTCCCGCGAACCTGCCCGACCAGGCATCGCTGACAAATTTGCAGGCCCGGCTCATGTCCGGCGACTTGGGAATGCAGCAGGTGACGAGCGGATACTACTGGTCGCCACTCGGGCCCGGTCAGGTGAAGCTGCCGCGCTCCTTCGCCTTCATGGGGCAGCGATTTGTGCCGGACACCTGGGCGTTGGGCAAATGCACCTTCGATGACATTCTCTGGGATGATCCGAACGCCAACGGCATTCTCTTCGGCAAGGTGCTGCGACGGGTTCCCAGCGCGCTGGATGTCGCCTTCACAACGCTGGGGAACAGCCAGATTGTCCCGGAACTTGCCGCGCGCATCGCCAACACGAATGGACATCCTTGGCGGGATGGCATGTTCTACCAGCACAACCTTGGCGCGGCCCGGAACACGATCGATTTGCAGCCAGCTTCCGCCTGGACCAACAGCATTTACCTGCGCTGGCTGGCCTGTCTCCGCGAACTGTCCACGCCCACCACCGGCCCCGAGTTTCCCCAAGCCATGCGCACCCGGCCGTGGGCCATGAAGACGCTCAACACCCAACTGGCTTCGTGGACGGAACTCCGGCACAACGCAATCCTTTACGCCGAGCAATCCTACACGCCGATGCTCATTTGCTCGTATCCGGCGGGTTATGTCGAGCCGCGGCCGGCTTTCTACCAACGCATGCGGGAAATGGCACTGGCAACCAAGGAGGTCCTCGCCACCCTTTCGACCAACGGCGTTTTTACCTACGAGCACTACACGAATGACCTTCCCTTTTATGTCACCGTCAGCGGTGCCACCCTGTATGCCAACCGCCTGGCAACCATGGACAGTTTTGCCCAGACTGCGGACACGCTTCGCAGCATTGCCGAAAAAGAGTTGAGCCGCACCCCGCTCTCCTCGGGCGAGGTGTATTTTCTCCAATCGCTTGTCGAGTTCAACTGTGCGGGAGAACGCACCTACAGCGGTTGGTATCCCTCCTTGTTCTACGAACCCGGCAAAGAATATCTCCCGCCCGACGCGCAGTTCAATTTTCCAAGCGGGGAAAACCAGGGTTCAGACTTCTGGGATCCGCTGGTGACCGATGTGCACACCGACCCCGCGGATCCGATCGTCGGCGATCCGGGTTCGATTCTGCATGAGGGCGTGGGCAATGTTCAGTTGTTGATGATTGCCGTGGATTGTGGCCCGGGCGATCTCGCCGTTTATGCGGGGCCGGTCTTGAGCCACTACGAGTTTGAATTGGGCCCGACCACACGCATGACCGACGCTCAATGGAAGAATCTGGTGACCACGGACAGTTTGCCCTCGGCGCCAGAATGGACCCACAGCTACCTCGTGCCCAAACCTTGACACACCGCCACCGCCGCACCGCGTTGCAACCCACGCTTACACCGGAGCGCAGAAACCCCTTCCACCTTCAACTAAAGCCATGCTGTTAGAGCGGTTCAAACAATGTCGTAGCCGTCGGGTTATTCGCCGGCCCCTCACCCGGCCTTCGGCCACCCTCTCCCCATCGGATGGGGAGAGGGACGGGGTGGGGGG
Proteins encoded:
- a CDS encoding ATP-binding protein, whose product is MSRRPQPRRRRRATRKDRFETVFAANPMPMWICDAESLRLLAVNRAALALYGLTRARFLRRAVQEIMPPAETARWLDALKRLKPNGAPGLARWRLPRPDGSSFTADVSLSRLRFRNRPACLAVITDQTARNTTEEELRSATRTLEQRAIERTAELEAVNKALRAEMTRRSELENELLNVSEREQRRIGRDLHDGLCQITTATAMMCEALERDLRESSLPHFSRTARRITRLIQSVSDEARRLAHGLSPVGMDAEGLMDALANLARSTKRLFHVACHFECAEPVLIADHATAIHLFRIAQEAVNNAVRHAKPGRIRLRLQRSVDGLRLTVTDNGRWLPPKPRAGRGMGLHVMGYRAHKIGGTLRIEPRQNRGTTVLCHVPAAAAQPDAA
- a CDS encoding isoamylase early set domain-containing protein; translation: MATKKRTVRKNTSGTVQQPFTIKAPAALRVLLAGDFTLWQANAIPMKKGADGLWHTDVELAPGTYHYRFIVDGEWQNDPECTLHVPNVYGTTNSVREVR
- a CDS encoding DUF3160 domain-containing protein, with the protein product MKTPSVILLTLLASGWLFLALASDQVVLQFEPGGDTGRVRLHSQFALPVSSMYPEYIVQRSSDLRTWTNVAGPVSGSVGVSDETLRVPVPSLGDHAFYRVVATTKIKPTANELGEAVFGYATAFSQQLQSLGQLSVAEFAQRYSLTNQYLSQITFDPTTAEFWSEFNTDPAVYNATNSPYYWRYVDYRLNPAEFAVLQTNGFVVSQRMERESFADVYYDIYTEDLPVFVSTDSILHAWHRSFDTMLEEIEETRLKDQLSDILVSMAAQVPSLWSQSAGTAMGNGVLDADYFLAVARSLVSGANNYGSLGQSARVSATLNAINNQQPATINLYGESRVVDFSQFTVRGHYVNSVTLQRYFRTMMWCALADFRYAGFSTGVPAPGQTNTLRELSGCVALNFLAQGSGQFTNWLQLNRTLEMFVGTTDSLNLAQLNDLLFAAGISSPANLPDQASLTNLQARLMSGDLGMQQVTSGYYWSPLGPGQVKLPRSFAFMGQRFVPDTWALGKCTFDDILWDDPNANGILFGKVLRRVPSALDVAFTTLGNSQIVPELAARIANTNGHPWRDGMFYQHNLGAARNTIDLQPASAWTNSIYLRWLACLRELSTPTTGPEFPQAMRTRPWAMKTLNTQLASWTELRHNAILYAEQSYTPMLICSYPAGYVEPRPAFYQRMREMALATKEVLATLSTNGVFTYEHYTNDLPFYVTVSGATLYANRLATMDSFAQTADTLRSIAEKELSRTPLSSGEVYFLQSLVEFNCAGERTYSGWYPSLFYEPGKEYLPPDAQFNFPSGENQGSDFWDPLVTDVHTDPADPIVGDPGSILHEGVGNVQLLMIAVDCGPGDLAVYAGPVLSHYEFELGPTTRMTDAQWKNLVTTDSLPSAPEWTHSYLVPKP
- a CDS encoding response regulator transcription factor encodes the protein MKRKTPSVACAGRPRARSRPRCRRIFVVERNLLMRTAIASWVSRFPDLRICGQAATRHGAEKAIGQLHPDLVVTEILRKQDVGFIRSLHRRHPRLPILVFSIQDEARYATRALAAGACGYLVKGVDGPGLVNGIRAALKLRPWPVAPRQPATANDGLESLREAE
- a CDS encoding response regulator transcription factor, yielding MKAKPPRPAAPSRKRILLVDDHPLMREGISQWIARAGDLEVCGEAETAAEALQLTGRLKPDLVLTDISLPGRNGIEFLKDLRAQHPRVPALVLSMHDENLYAGRALRAGARGYIMKRAGGERVLQGIREVLAGRIALSADMATQLLEEYSGVWRQSSKRPLPQLTDREFEVLSLIGEARSNREIAAQLHLSPKTVETHRLNLMRKLKVTNAAQLMRFALQYAEAAAAGDAPAV